The region AGTAGTTGACAAGAACCGTCCAGCAGGAGAACAAAACCTTGTTCCATGGGCTAAACCTTATCTTACCAGCAAACGGAAAGTCATGCACATCATGGATGGGCGTATTGGAGGCCATTACACGGTAGGAGCAGCATTCAAGGCTGGTACCCTGGCAAACAAATGCCTCTCAACAGATCCAAAGTTAAGACCTGAGATGAATCAAGTGGTGAAAGTACTAGAACAGCTTCAGGATTTAAGAAAGGCTGAAAAAGTTTCTAATGAACTTTCACTTCAAAAGCATCATAGTAGATGAGCTAGGCTAGCTTTTGTccattataaaaataaaatataaaaatgacgATCAGTTGTCCCTAGCAATCTATAGCAGCTATTCCATATGTTCAAAATGAAATAATAATCAATGTGTAGTTCATGTTAAATGATTATTCGTACTAACATATGCAAACTGACAAGGCATGAAGTGGTTTGTTACCATCTAGTTTGTTGTACGTAAGCTGATATTTATGAGAATTGTTGAAATTTGCTTTAGCGGGGGCAAGAATGTGATGCTGCATTTTCAGATATTTATTTTATCTCTTAGTTATATAAATGTTAATAAATAAGTGGTTACAGAATCTAGTAGCAGTTACTATTGTTCAGGAAATTTAGGTAGTTGTAGACCGTTTCAGGAAGATTAGGAAGTTGCAGCCTTAGTTTTAGCATAACAGTTAGAATTATTGGTGTATTAATACTAATTCTATCCATTCAATAACATTAAGTCCTTGCAAAGAAATTATGTTATTCTCTTATGTATTTATCAGTTCCTGAGTTTTTTATATAATTCCAACAAATTGGTCTCCAATTTTCAATGA is a window of Apium graveolens cultivar Ventura chromosome 11, ASM990537v1, whole genome shotgun sequence DNA encoding:
- the LOC141696622 gene encoding receptor-like cytoplasmic kinase 176; the protein is MYIDGHLTAKSDIYSFGVVLLEILTGRRVVDKNRPAGEQNLVPWAKPYLTSKRKVMHIMDGRIGGHYTVGAAFKAGTLANKCLSTDPKLRPEMNQVVKVLEQLQDLRKAEKVSNELSLQKHHSR